Proteins encoded within one genomic window of Nitrospirota bacterium:
- a CDS encoding PAS domain S-box protein: MSESGRQDSGQQADRRPHGMADEAERPRPEGTPELQRGEGSRAEGHGRESLDRYRLFWERAPLGCLVLDGQGVILEVNAAGEAQLGITGETGRRIEDFIHPEDRELAARHLTDVWQKGGRQNAELRLVRADGS, encoded by the coding sequence GCTGACCGCCGTCCCCACGGGATGGCGGACGAGGCGGAGCGCCCGCGCCCGGAAGGGACGCCGGAGCTCCAACGCGGCGAGGGCTCGCGGGCCGAGGGCCATGGCCGTGAATCTCTCGACAGATACAGGCTTTTCTGGGAACGGGCGCCCCTGGGGTGCCTGGTCCTCGACGGGCAGGGCGTCATCCTGGAGGTCAACGCCGCCGGAGAAGCACAGCTGGGCATCACGGGGGAGACGGGACGCCGCATCGAGGATTTCATCCACCCCGAGGACCGGGAGCTTGCCGCCCGGCACCTGACGGATGTGTGGCAGAAAGGGGGCAGGCAAAACGCCGAGCTCCGCCTGGTGCGGGCGGACGGTTCCGA